The following nucleotide sequence is from Deltaproteobacteria bacterium.
CGCCTTGAAGACCTGATGAACTATGGAATGGAATTCCGGAAGGACGCTCAGGGCGGTTTTGTGCGGGTCAAGGGCTGTTTCAGCACCTATCAGCGGGCCTTTCTCACGGCGGACATGGAGAATATCCGGGAAACCTTTCTGTCAATTTTTCGACGCTCCGGGGCGGGGCTTCTTTACGGAAAGGCGATCGAACTGCATACTTACGATGGGCAATGTCACGGGGCCTGGATCCGGCGCCTGGACGGGAACCTCTTGATGGTTCGGGCCGGGGCCACCATAATCGCCACCGGGGGAGGAGCCGGCCTCTTTCTTGAAAACCTTGTGGACAAAGGGCATCTCGGAGAAGGATTCGCCTTGGCACAGGCAGCCGGGGCCGAATGCACCAACCTCGAGTTCATCCAGTTCATGCTGGGGTTCAAAAGCGGGGATTCCCGTGAATTCTTTCCCCTAAACCAACTCCTTACCCCCGGAGTTCTTCAAAGCGAACAAAGGAGAGATATCCTGGTTGAAGGCATTCCTGACCCGGGAGCCCGCCTGGAGGCGATAAAGGCGCGCCAAACCCACTTCCCTTTTAGTTGTAGGGACGAGTCGGGTCTCATCGACCTTTGCATCTCCAAGATCCGCAAAGAAGGGGAAAAAGTCCTTTGGGCTGAAAAGGGTTCAATTAAAAAGCCGGGGGAGGTTCTACATCTCGCCCATGCCTTCAACGGCGGCATTAAGATCAATGAACGGGCGGAATCCACCCTGCCGGGGCTCTTTGCCGCCGGGGAATCGGCCGCGGGTCCCCACGGCGCAGACCGCATCGGCGGGTGCATGATGACGTCCACCCAGGTTTTCGGGGCCAGGGCCGGAACCCATGCCGCTTTGCGGGCAAAAAAGGCCACAAAAGCCCATCCTTCACTTAAGTCCCCGGAATCTCTCCCGGGGGCGGGTATCCTTGGACCGATGGAGGCCATTCCTCCCGACCTGCTCAACCTCTACCGTGACGCCCGGGAGTGTTTTTCGCGGGAACTCACGCCTCCCAGGGAATCAAATGGGCTCCTTCACTGTGTTTCAAAGATCGAAGAAGCACAGAAGCACCTCGAAAAAGCGAACAAAACCGATTCCTCATCCTTACCAGATATGAGAAATGCGCTCCTGGCCATGAAACTGGTCTGCAAGGCGGCACTGGAGCGCGGGGAGAGCCTCGGGTCCCACTGTCGATCGGACTTTCCGCCGCCTTTCCAAAACCTTGAACTGTCCGGGTGAGCCAATCCGGCTGGGGAATCCGCCACCCCTCAGCGCCACCAAACGGACGGTTTTTCCCTCTCCATTTGCCAAACCTTCCATCTAACCTACCGTAATATCAGCATATCTCATCTTTTCCTGCCTGGCACCTATCTTGCAGAAAAATTCATCAAGAGTTTCCTCTTCATTTTCAAGTCCTCGATTCTCCGGGATTTTTCGATCATTTCCGGGAACGTGAGGAATGAACTGGACGAAAAACGCGTAAATTCCCTGGAAAAAATGAGTGCCGGCTCTCGGCTTGAGCCGGGAATCCGAAGGGGCGGAGCCTGCCCTTCGGGCGGGGAGTCGTCGCTACCGGGCGGACAAATTTTAATCCTCGAAATACTTCAATGTATTCCTGTTGTTAAGATTTTCGCCTTCCCCTCCGGGGCGTAGGCCTTACGGGCCGGAGGCTTGACCTTGAATAAAATTGAACGTTTTTCAAAGGTCTCCTCATATCCTGCTCGACAAGGCTTCCCTTTTTGCCCTTCCCATGCCGGCGCGAGAGTACCCAGCGGAGTGTAACGGCCTGCCCTCGAAAGGGCCTGGGATGGAAAGTCAGGCCCTCGGGTAGGAGGTGCGTCAAATGAACTCTGGCCCTCTAAAGGGAAAAAACGACATGATAGACGAAAACCTCTTTGCGAATACCATAGCCCACGGCGAGGAACTCTTTCTTCGGGGTGAAATCCAGGAGGCCTTTGAGGCCTTTGAATCCGTCCTCGAAAAAGACCCGGACAACGTCCGGGCCCTGAACGACAAGGGAGTCCTCCTCAATTCAACCGAAAGGCCCCAAGAGGCCATCCTCAACTTCTCAAAGGCCCTCGAAATAGATCCCTATCACCCGGATGCCGCTTTCAACCTCATCTCCACCCACCTCGCCCTTGCAGATTGGGAAGGGGCCGAAACCCACTACTCCCGCTACGCAGGTTCCTTGCCTCCCGGGGATGCTGAAACCCTGGCCCGCGACATCCTTGAACTGAAATTCGGTGATACCTGTTCTCCCTCTTTGAAATCCATCCC
It contains:
- a CDS encoding FAD-binding protein, encoding MLIIGAGAAGIRAALAAAEQGVSVLVVTKAPLAHAGSTFSPITRGWGIQALIGAERTEKNLQDFYEDILRVGLGRCDPLLARILVEESGPRLEDLMNYGMEFRKDAQGGFVRVKGCFSTYQRAFLTADMENIRETFLSIFRRSGAGLLYGKAIELHTYDGQCHGAWIRRLDGNLLMVRAGATIIATGGGAGLFLENLVDKGHLGEGFALAQAAGAECTNLEFIQFMLGFKSGDSREFFPLNQLLTPGVLQSEQRRDILVEGIPDPGARLEAIKARQTHFPFSCRDESGLIDLCISKIRKEGEKVLWAEKGSIKKPGEVLHLAHAFNGGIKINERAESTLPGLFAAGESAAGPHGADRIGGCMMTSTQVFGARAGTHAALRAKKATKAHPSLKSPESLPGAGILGPMEAIPPDLLNLYRDARECFSRELTPPRESNGLLHCVSKIEEAQKHLEKANKTDSSSLPDMRNALLAMKLVCKAALERGESLGSHCRSDFPPPFQNLELSG